In Endozoicomonas sp. GU-1, one DNA window encodes the following:
- a CDS encoding RAP domain-containing protein: MDRSSAGISGKYARSDNDYNQPNEHPGYSRHGRYRDATVRQWHNPPRTTPRRNGFYHSSGAYTSQYLQSRSVSTAQDFNALIKQEIMDGLLSRSARFGHRYDGRNHGLYANSVKQYTSAAKRPLNQAEQSQLTRFLENFTAARSWNWRSLTTTLHAFTSAGVFTPHSPMDEGVKHTQATLLSTLLDAIIFNSNQRLKDSNIDAWGIANQLWAMAKLVDNGHEQIPGLKEAVTALLPHVSAQKSNFIPQGIANVLWALAKLVDNGQEQTPRLKEAVAALLPNVNAQKANFNPQGIANLLWAMAKLVDNGHEQTPGLKKAVAALLPIVREQKDQFNVLGIINLLWAMAKLVDNGHEQTPGLKKAVAALLPIVREQKDQFNVLGIINLLWAMAKLVDNGLEQTTDLSEAVAALLPRVNAQKTNVKPQGIANLLWAMAKLVDNGQKLTPEFNEAVAALLPHVNPQKDQFDSQHIASLLWAMAKLVDNGHEQTPELKQAVAALLPHVNAHKNQFNAQGIANLLWAVAKLVDNGQEQTPGLIEAVAALLHQVNAQKDQFTPQHIANLLWAMAKLVDNGQEQMPEFESTVVGLLPYVNARKDQFRPQQIVNLLWAMAKLVDNGQEQTPGLKKAVAALLPRINAQTEQFNAQGISNLLWAMAKLVDNGQERTPEIKGTLGALLHHVNAQKYQFIPQHIAILLWAMAKLVDNGQEQTPEFNVAVARMLSHVNVTRDQFIPQQIANLLWATAKLVDNGHEQTPGLKTAVAVLLPHVNAQADQFTAQGITNLLWAMAKLVDNGREQTPGLKTAVAALLPHVNAQKNQFNAQDITNLLWAIAKLVDNGQEQASGLNEAMATLLPLVKLLRDQFIPQHIANLLWAMAKLVDNGLEPTPEFIEAVALLLPHVNTMNDQFNPQQIANLLWAMAKLVDNDQQQTSGLKKVVATLLPHVHENKANFTPKAITNLLWAMAKLVENGEWTPGLKEAVAALLPCVNPQKDQFDPQQIANLLWAMAKLGELVELHVVTSIFESLLRRFSDTPQLSQQDIVMSLWGVLVCCARLSLAPNAIKNSVLEKHMDDLSTHLENKNTSPDNQKNQQIITMAAIWLGRACPIIPHYRTTISKPQADLRDQLQSRMPSLKIEQEKSLNSLPPVDLLLPDHNMVIEIQGPSHYVSNNFKIRNGSTLLKKALLQKSGFEVIEIPVNKLWSQNSIKQCVDQIKARVDIPPQGYGCISPDIGSIEETNVTADKKWQSSGHSYLAAEENSEKHTDKPKKRKRKRKKNQ, encoded by the coding sequence ATGGATAGAAGCTCTGCTGGTATCAGTGGTAAATACGCAAGATCCGATAACGATTACAACCAGCCGAATGAGCATCCCGGATATTCAAGGCATGGGCGATATAGAGATGCCACAGTCAGACAATGGCATAATCCCCCACGCACCACCCCGAGGCGCAATGGATTTTACCATTCTTCTGGTGCATACACTTCTCAATATCTACAGAGCCGTTCAGTAAGCACTGCTCAAGATTTTAATGCTCTAATCAAACAGGAAATAATGGATGGTTTGCTGAGTAGATCGGCTCGTTTCGGTCATCGCTATGATGGGAGAAATCACGGTCTATATGCCAATTCAGTCAAACAATACACGTCAGCTGCTAAAAGACCGTTAAACCAGGCGGAACAAAGCCAGCTGACACGTTTTCTGGAAAATTTTACCGCAGCACGGAGCTGGAATTGGCGAAGCCTGACAACAACACTTCATGCATTTACTTCAGCGGGTGTTTTTACCCCTCATAGCCCCATGGATGAGGGTGTTAAGCATACTCAAGCTACCTTACTGTCAACGCTACTGGATGCAATAATATTTAACAGCAACCAAAGACTTAAAGACAGTAATATTGATGCCTGGGGAATCGCCAACCAGCTGTGGGCCATGGCAAAACTGGTGGACAACGGGCACGAGCAGATACCAGGGCTCAAAGAGGCCGTGACTGCGCTGTTACCCCACGTAAGCGCACAAAAATCTAACTTTATACCACAGGGAATCGCCAACGTGCTGTGGGCCTTGGCCAAACTGGTGGACAACGGCCAGGAGCAGACACCAAGGCTCAAAGAGGCCGTGGCTGCGCTGTTACCCAACGTAAATGCACAGAAAGCTAATTTTAATCCACAGGGAATCGCCAACCTGCTGTGGGCCATGGCGAAACTGGTGGATAACGGGCATGAACAGACACCGGGGCTTAAAAAGGCTGTAGCCGCGTTGTTGCCCATCGTACGCGAACAGAAAGACCAGTTTAATGTCCTGGGAATCATCAACCTGCTATGGGCCATGGCGAAACTGGTGGATAACGGGCATGAACAGACACCGGGGCTTAAAAAGGCTGTAGCCGCGTTGTTGCCCATCGTACGCGAACAGAAAGACCAGTTTAATGTCCTGGGAATCATCAACCTGCTATGGGCCATGGCGAAACTGGTGGACAACGGGCTGGAGCAGACAACCGATCTCAGCGAGGCCGTAGCAGCGCTATTGCCCCGCGTGAACGCACAGAAAACTAACGTTAAACCACAGGGTATTGCCAACCTGCTGTGGGCCATGGCAAAACTGGTGGACAACGGGCAGAAGCTGACACCCGAGTTCAATGAGGCCGTGGCCGCACTGTTGCCCCACGTGAACCCACAGAAAGACCAATTTGATTCTCAGCATATCGCCAGCCTGCTGTGGGCCATGGCAAAACTGGTGGATAACGGGCATGAACAGACACCGGAGCTTAAACAGGCTGTGGCCGCGCTGTTGCCCCACGTGAACGCACATAAAAACCAATTTAATGCCCAGGGAATCGCCAACTTGCTGTGGGCCGTGGCGAAACTGGTGGACAACGGGCAGGAGCAGACACCGGGGCTCATAGAGGCCGTGGCCGCGCTGTTGCACCAAGTGAACGCACAGAAAGACCAATTTACTCCTCAGCATATCGCCAACCTGCTGTGGGCCATGGCGAAACTGGTGGACAACGGGCAGGAGCAGATGCCAGAGTTCGAAAGTACTGTGGTCGGTCTGCTGCCTTATGTGAACGCAAGGAAAGACCAATTTAGACCTCAGCAAATCGTCAACCTGCTGTGGGCCATGGCGAAACTGGTGGACAACGGGCAGGAGCAGACACCAGGGCTTAAAAAAGCTGTGGCCGCGCTGTTACCCCGCATCAACGCACAGACAGAGCAATTTAATGCCCAGGGAATCTCCAACCTGCTGTGGGCCATGGCGAAACTGGTGGACAACGGGCAGGAACGGACACCAGAGATCAAAGGGACCCTGGGTGCCCTGTTACACCACGTGAACGCACAGAAATACCAGTTTATTCCTCAGCATATCGCCATCCTGTTGTGGGCCATGGCGAAACTGGTGGACAACGGCCAGGAGCAGACACCAGAGTTCAACGTGGCTGTGGCCCGAATGTTGTCCCACGTGAACGTAACCAGAGACCAATTTATTCCTCAGCAAATTGCCAACCTGCTGTGGGCCACGGCGAAACTGGTGGACAACGGCCATGAACAGACACCAGGGCTTAAAACAGCTGTGGCCGTACTGTTACCCCACGTGAACGCACAGGCAGACCAATTTACTGCCCAGGGAATCACCAACCTGCTGTGGGCCATGGCGAAACTGGTGGACAACGGCCGGGAACAGACACCAGGGCTTAAAACAGCTGTGGCCGCACTGTTGCCCCACGTGAACGCACAGAAAAACCAATTCAATGCCCAGGATATTACCAACCTGCTCTGGGCCATAGCGAAACTGGTGGACAATGGACAGGAGCAGGCATCAGGGCTCAACGAGGCCATGGCCACGCTGTTACCCCTCGTAAAACTACTGAGAGACCAATTTATTCCTCAGCATATTGCCAACCTGCTGTGGGCCATGGCAAAACTGGTGGACAACGGCCTGGAGCCGACACCAGAGTTCATCGAGGCCGTGGCCCTGCTGTTGCCCCACGTGAACACAATGAATGACCAATTTAATCCTCAGCAAATCGCCAACCTGCTGTGGGCCATGGCGAAACTGGTGGACAACGACCAGCAACAGACATCAGGGCTTAAAAAAGTTGTGGCCACGCTGTTGCCCCACGTGCACGAAAATAAAGCCAACTTTACACCAAAGGCAATCACCAACCTGCTGTGGGCCATGGCGAAACTGGTGGAAAACGGAGAGTGGACACCAGGGCTTAAAGAAGCTGTGGCCGCGCTGCTGCCCTGCGTGAACCCACAGAAAGACCAATTTGACCCTCAGCAAATCGCCAACCTGCTGTGGGCCATGGCGAAGCTGGGTGAACTCGTTGAGCTGCACGTGGTTACCTCTATATTCGAATCGTTGCTCCGCCGATTCAGCGACACCCCTCAGCTCTCTCAGCAAGATATAGTGATGTCTCTCTGGGGAGTATTGGTATGTTGTGCCAGGTTGTCTCTGGCCCCCAATGCCATTAAAAATAGCGTGCTTGAAAAGCACATGGATGACCTGTCAACTCACCTGGAAAATAAAAATACATCCCCGGACAATCAAAAGAATCAACAAATCATTACCATGGCTGCCATTTGGTTGGGGAGAGCGTGTCCGATCATCCCCCATTACCGGACAACTATTTCAAAACCTCAAGCCGACTTACGCGATCAACTCCAATCACGCATGCCCTCTTTGAAGATTGAACAGGAAAAGAGCCTGAACTCATTGCCTCCCGTTGACCTGCTACTGCCAGATCACAACATGGTGATTGAAATTCAGGGACCGTCTCATTACGTAAGTAATAATTTTAAAATCAGGAATGGTTCGACTCTGCTTAAAAAAGCACTGCTGCAAAAATCAGGATTTGAGGTCATTGAAATCCCGGTAAACAAACTTTGGAGCCAGAATTCAATAAAACAATGCGTTGATCAAATAAAGGCCAGGGTGGACATCCCGCCACAGGGTTATGGCTGTATATCACCTGACATCGGATCGATAGAGGAGACAAACGTTACCGCCGATAAAAAGTGGCAATCTTCAGGTCATTCTTACTTAGCCGCCGAAGAAAATTCAGAAAAGCACACAGACAAACCAAAAAAAAGAAAAAGGAAGAGAAAAAAAAACCAATAA
- a CDS encoding RAP domain-containing protein, translating into MDRSSAGISGQYARSDKNYNQPNDHAASSRHGRYRHATVRQWDNPPRSTTGRNEFYRSTGTYSSQYLQFRSVNTAQDFNALFKQEIMAGLASKSDRFGHSYDGRNHSQYASSIKKYTSAVKRPLNQEEQGQLLRFLQNFTATRSWSWRSLSTTLHSFTSAGVFTPHKPIDGRVKLTQAALLSTLLDAIVFKCHQKPEARDIDAQGIANLVWAMAKLVSNGQEWTSGLKKALAALLPHVNAQKNRFIPQHIVNLLWAMAKLVDNGQKRTAELKETVVALLPQVNAQKDQFNAQGIANLLWAMAKLVDNGQKRTPGLKQAVAALLPQVNAQKDQFNAQGTANLLWAIAKLVDNGQERTPELNEAVAELLPHMNSQKDQFIPQHIANLLWALAKLVDNRQERTPELEKAPAALLPRVNAQKDQFNAQAIANLLWAMAKLVDNGQEQTPEFKEAVAVLLPRMNAQKDQFSSQHIANLLWAMAKLVDNGQEWTLELNKAVAELLHQVNAQKDQFIPLHIVNLLWAAAKLVDNGLVQTPELKEAMAALLPLVNAQKTKFKPQGIANLLWAMAKLVDNGQEPTPELKRALAALLPLVNAQFKPQGIANLLWAMAKLVDKGLERTPGLNEAVAVLLPQVNAQKDQFIPQHIANLLWAMAKLVDKGLKKTPELKDAVAALLPHVNAQKDQFNPQHITNLLWAMAKLVDNRYEQTPELNEAMTTLLTCVNGQKDQFNALAITNLLWAMAKLVDNGQEPTPGLNEAVVALLPLVNAQKDQFNAQGIANLLWATAKLGEFVELNVATSAFESLVYRISKNLQFSQEEISMSLWGVMVCCARLALDSNANKNNVFEKHMDDLLTRLENTSPDNEEDLSIMIMAASWLGRACPVVRHYQKAISKAQAYFRYQLQSCMPSLRIEEEKSLNSLPPVDLLLPDHKMVIEVQGPSHYVRGDFNTRKGSTLLKIALLQKAGFEVIEIPVNQLCNQDSIKQYIDHIKTRVDTPPRGHGSGSLKRAWADETYVTADKRWQPADHCDLTAEKHLEEQACNPKSRKRKRTNSQ; encoded by the coding sequence ATGGATAGAAGCTCTGCTGGTATCAGTGGTCAATACGCAAGATCCGATAAAAATTACAATCAGCCGAATGACCATGCTGCTTCTTCGAGGCATGGGCGATATAGACATGCCACAGTCAGACAATGGGATAATCCCCCCCGCTCTACCACAGGGCGTAATGAATTTTACCGTTCTACCGGCACATACTCTTCTCAATATCTACAGTTCCGTTCAGTAAACACTGCCCAGGATTTTAATGCGCTCTTCAAACAAGAAATAATGGCTGGCCTGGCGAGTAAATCTGACCGTTTCGGTCATTCCTATGATGGGAGAAATCACAGTCAATATGCCAGTTCAATTAAAAAATACACGTCGGCTGTTAAAAGACCATTAAATCAGGAAGAACAAGGGCAGCTGTTACGTTTTCTGCAAAATTTTACAGCAACACGAAGTTGGAGTTGGCGAAGCCTGTCAACAACACTGCATTCATTTACATCAGCGGGTGTTTTTACCCCTCATAAACCCATTGATGGGCGTGTTAAGCTTACCCAAGCTGCCTTATTGTCAACACTACTTGATGCAATAGTATTCAAGTGCCATCAAAAACCTGAAGCCAGGGATATTGATGCTCAGGGAATCGCCAACCTGGTGTGGGCCATGGCAAAACTGGTAAGCAATGGGCAAGAGTGGACATCAGGGCTCAAAAAGGCCCTGGCTGCGCTGTTGCCCCACGTGAACGCACAGAAAAACCGATTTATTCCTCAGCATATCGTCAACCTGCTGTGGGCCATGGCGAAACTGGTGGACAACGGACAGAAGCGGACAGCAGAGCTCAAAGAGACCGTGGTCGCGCTGTTGCCCCAAGTGAACGCACAGAAAGACCAATTTAATGCTCAGGGTATCGCCAACCTGCTGTGGGCCATGGCGAAACTGGTGGACAACGGACAGAAGCGGACACCAGGGCTCAAACAGGCTGTGGCCGCGCTGTTGCCCCAAGTGAACGCACAGAAGGACCAATTTAATGCTCAGGGCACTGCCAACCTGCTGTGGGCCATAGCGAAACTGGTAGACAACGGGCAGGAGCGGACGCCAGAGCTTAACGAGGCTGTGGCCGAGCTATTGCCCCACATGAACTCACAGAAAGACCAATTTATTCCTCAGCATATCGCCAACCTGCTTTGGGCGCTGGCGAAATTGGTGGACAATCGGCAGGAGCGAACACCAGAACTCGAAAAGGCCCCGGCTGCGCTTTTACCCCGCGTGAACGCACAGAAAGACCAATTTAATGCCCAGGCTATCGCCAACCTGCTGTGGGCTATGGCGAAACTGGTGGACAACGGGCAGGAGCAGACACCAGAGTTCAAAGAGGCTGTGGCGGTGCTGTTACCCCGCATGAACGCACAGAAAGACCAATTTTCCTCTCAGCATATCGCCAACCTGCTGTGGGCCATGGCGAAACTGGTGGACAACGGGCAGGAGTGGACACTCGAGCTTAACAAAGCTGTGGCAGAGCTATTGCACCAAGTTAATGCACAGAAAGACCAATTTATTCCTCTGCATATCGTCAACCTGCTGTGGGCCGCGGCAAAACTGGTTGACAACGGCCTGGTGCAGACACCAGAGCTCAAAGAGGCCATGGCCGCGCTGTTGCCCCTCGTGAACGCACAGAAAACTAAATTTAAACCACAGGGTATCGCCAACCTGCTGTGGGCCATGGCGAAACTGGTGGACAACGGGCAGGAGCCAACACCAGAGCTCAAAAGGGCCCTGGCCGCGCTGTTGCCCCTGGTGAATGCACAGTTTAAACCACAGGGTATCGCCAACCTGCTGTGGGCCATGGCGAAACTGGTGGACAAAGGGCTGGAGCGGACACCAGGTCTTAACGAAGCCGTGGCCGTGCTGTTGCCCCAAGTGAACGCACAGAAAGACCAGTTTATTCCTCAGCATATCGCCAACCTGCTGTGGGCCATGGCGAAACTGGTGGACAAAGGGCTGAAGAAAACACCAGAGCTCAAAGATGCTGTGGCTGCGCTGTTGCCCCACGTAAATGCACAGAAAGACCAATTTAATCCCCAGCATATCACCAACCTGCTGTGGGCCATGGCCAAACTGGTGGACAACAGGTACGAGCAGACACCGGAGCTCAACGAAGCGATGACTACGCTGTTGACCTGCGTAAACGGACAGAAAGACCAGTTTAATGCCCTGGCTATTACCAACCTGCTTTGGGCCATGGCGAAACTGGTGGACAACGGGCAGGAGCCAACACCAGGGCTCAACGAGGCTGTGGTCGCGCTGTTGCCCCTCGTGAACGCACAGAAAGACCAATTTAATGCCCAGGGTATTGCCAACCTGCTGTGGGCCACGGCCAAACTCGGTGAATTCGTTGAACTGAACGTGGCTACCTCTGCGTTCGAATCGCTTGTCTATCGAATCAGTAAGAACCTTCAGTTTTCTCAGGAAGAGATATCGATGTCTCTCTGGGGAGTCATGGTATGCTGTGCCAGGTTGGCTCTAGACTCCAATGCCAATAAAAATAACGTGTTTGAAAAGCACATGGATGACCTGTTGACTCGCCTGGAAAATACCTCGCCAGATAATGAAGAGGATCTATCCATCATGATCATGGCAGCAAGTTGGCTTGGCAGAGCCTGTCCGGTCGTCCGCCATTACCAGAAAGCCATTTCAAAAGCCCAAGCCTACTTCCGCTATCAACTCCAATCATGCATGCCATCTTTGAGGATTGAAGAAGAAAAGAGTCTGAACTCATTACCGCCGGTTGACCTGCTACTGCCAGATCACAAGATGGTTATTGAAGTTCAGGGACCTTCTCATTATGTAAGGGGTGATTTCAACACCAGGAAAGGTTCGACTCTGCTGAAAATCGCACTGCTGCAAAAAGCAGGATTTGAGGTCATTGAAATCCCGGTTAACCAGCTTTGTAACCAGGATTCAATAAAACAATATATTGATCACATAAAGACCAGAGTAGACACCCCGCCAAGGGGGCATGGCTCTGGATCACTTAAAAGAGCTTGGGCAGATGAGACATACGTGACCGCCGATAAAAGATGGCAGCCCGCAGATCACTGTGACTTGACCGCCGAAAAACATTTAGAAGAGCAAGCATGCAATCCCAAAAGTAGAAAAAGGAAGAGAACAAACAGCCAGTAA